ACGGTGATGCCCATGGAACGGGCGGTGCCTTCGATGATCTTCATCCCGGCCTCGACGTCACGGGCCGACAGATCCTCCATCTTGGTCTGGGCAATCTCGCGGACCTGGGCCTTGGTGACGGATCCCACCTTGGTGGTCAGCGGGTTGCCGGCACCCTTGGAGACACCGGCCGCCTTGCGCAGCAGGTCGGCTGCCGGCGGAGTCTTGGTGATGAAGGTGAAGGAACGATCCTCGTAGACGGTGATGATGCAGGGGATGACCTGGCCCATCTTGTCCTTGGTGGCATCGTTGTACTGCTTGCAGAAGTCCATGATGTTCACGCCGTGGGAACCCAGTGCAGGGCCCAGCGGGGGCGCAGGATTGGCCTTGCCGGCCTCTATCTGCACCTTGATCAGCGCGGTGACTTTCTTCTTTGCAGCCATATGCTGGTTCTTCTTTCTACGAAGCGGTGATGTCGGAGACCATAGGTCCCCTCCCGCAACCTGTTCTTTCCAAATGCGCTCCACAAGGGAGCACAAGCTTGACGATTATCGCATCGACCAGGGACCGGCCGACGGCGCTCAGGCGATCTTTTCGACCTGATCGAAGCCCAGTTCCACCGGAGTGTCCCTGCCGAAGATGGAGACCAGAACGGTCAGCTTCTGCGTGGTGGGCTCCACGTCGGAGACCACGGCGGCCATGGTGGCGAAAGGTCCTTCGGTAACGGTGACCTGATCGCCG
The window above is part of the Bifidobacterium asteroides DSM 20089 genome. Proteins encoded here:
- the rplK gene encoding 50S ribosomal protein L11, with protein sequence MAAKKKVTALIKVQIEAGKANPAPPLGPALGSHGVNIMDFCKQYNDATKDKMGQVIPCIITVYEDRSFTFITKTPPAADLLRKAAGVSKGAGNPLTTKVGSVTKAQVREIAQTKMEDLSARDVEAGMKIIEGTARSMGITVTD